One Anopheles marshallii chromosome 3, idAnoMarsDA_429_01, whole genome shotgun sequence genomic region harbors:
- the LOC128716167 gene encoding beta-galactoside alpha-2,6-sialyltransferase 2, with translation MKLIVELYTLFVLIFTLSQALERRSVFYVKHNSTEKTQKSISSSDEKPTLWLKDHDAPRIRPHFSLTKTSSFLFDLNRYRCRNPINADCINRTVLFRAKIIGELRKRLKEPFTDGDHYQVRYGRPLEPVPSPVCRMVRANVRVLSWKEPPFTWNEIGSYLPTTPVFGGITNGSCVIVASAGSLKRSQLGSFIDEHDIVMRFNHAPTEGFEADVGSKTTIRVVNSQVVTKPEYRLLSAPLFRNVTIAAWDPGKYEQSLSEWLATPDFNLFENFKKFRSNHPHSNFHIIDPRSIWRAWTALQDLTQTPIRKNPPTSGFIGLGLLMPVCRYIDVVEYIPSTRMNGLCHYYDDELNLGCTFGAWHPLAAEKLLVFQMNSADDYSVFQQGTVRIRTDQLDRC, from the exons ATGAAACTGATAGTCGAATTATACACACTTTTCGTGCTTATTTTTACAT TATCACAAGCTCTCGAGAGACGCAGTGTGTTCTACGTCAAGCATAATTCTAccgagaaaacacaaaaatcgatttcatctAGCGATGAAAAACCCACCCTCTGGCTCAAAGATCACGATGCACCCCGGATACGACCGCATTTCAGCTTAACTAAAACGTCCAGCTTCTTGTTTGACCTCAACCGATACCGGTGCCGTAACCCGATAAACGCCGACTGCATTAACCGGACGGTGTTGTTTAGAGCAAAAATTATAGGAGAACTCCGAAAGCGATTAAAAGAACCGTTCACAGATGGTGATCACTATCAGGTACGCTACGGCCGACCGCTGGAACCGGTGCCTAGTCCTGTCTGTCGGATGGTACGTGCAAACGTACGAGTTCTCTCCTGGAAGGAACCACCCTTTACGTGGAATGAAATCGGAAGCTACCTGCCCACGACTCCAGTGTTTGGTGGCATAACTAATGGGAGCTGTGTCATCGTTGCTAGTGCGGGTTCGCTGAAACGATCTCAGCTGGGTTCGTTCATCGACGAGCACGACATCGTGATGCGGTTTAACCATGCCCCTACGGAGGGGTTCGAAGCGGACGTCGGTTCAAAAACTACCATCCGTGTGGTGAACTCGCAAGTCGTTACAAAGCCCGAATATCGACTGCTGTCAGCACCACTGTTCCGAAATGTCACGATTGCCGCCTGGGACCCGGGAAAGTACGAACAATCTCTGTCCGAATG GCTTGCAACTCCGGACTTCAATTTGTTCGAAAACTTTAAAAAGTTCCGCAGTAATCATCCACATTCCAACTTCCACATCATAGACCCACGCAGCATTTGGAGAGCATGGACAGCTCTCCAAGACTTAACACAAACACCTATTCGGAAAAATCCTCCAACGTCTGGATTTATAG GATTGGGACTTTTAATGCCCGTGTGCCGGTACATAGACGTCGTGGAGTATATCCCCAGTACTCGCATGAACGGACTGTGTCATTACTACGATGACGAA CTAAATCTCGGATGTACGTTCGGTGCGTGGCATCCACTAGCGGCGGAGAAGCTTCTCGTCTTCCAAATGAACTCGGCCGATGACTACAGTGTCTTCCAGCAGGGTACCGTTCGCATTCGCACCGATCAGCTAGACCGGTGCTAG
- the LOC128714516 gene encoding matrix metalloproteinase-14: MLRNRAHWIRVLAIVLVGACAVGTASPVSTTPQAELYLSQFGYLSPKYRNPTSGNLLDQDTWEKAIMEFQSFAGLNVTGELDGETMQLMSLPRCGVKDKVGFGSDTRSKRYALQGSRWKVKDLTYRISKYPKRLERTAVDKEIAKAFSVWSEYTDLRFTPKKSGAVHIDIRFEENEHGDGDPFDGPGGTLAHAYFPVYGGDAHFDDAEQWTIDKSRGTNLFQVAAHEFGHSLGLSHSDVRSALMAPFYRGYDPVFRLDSDDIQGIQTLYGPKTRNGGGSGNGGGVAPTRTPRPKTPIELDSELCTSPKIDAIFNTADGSTYAFKGDKYYKLTENAVAEGYPKKIAEGWPGLPGNIDAAFTYKNGKTYFFQGTKYWRYQGRQVDGDYPKEISEGFTGVPDHLDAAMVWGGNGKIYFYKGSKFWRFDPLKRPPVKSTYPKPISNWEGVPNSIDAALQYTNGYTYFFKDDKYYRFNDRTFTVDQSDPPFPRPTAHWWYGCKNTPSTFNTLGNVRLQKSDEHPDDITNLILDAADTDDQPEPDSYSGNGASTVTGIKLSITTLLFAVLGAYLVNRC, translated from the exons ATGCTACGCAATCGCGCACACTGGATACGGGTGCTAGCGATCGTACTGGTGGGTGCATGTGCAGTCGGCACTGCATCGCCCGTTTCGACCACGCCGCAAGCCGAG CTCTACCTCTCACAATTTGGGTATTTAAGCCCCAAGTATCGGAATCCAACTAGCGGGAACCTACTGGATCAGGACACATGGGAAAAGGCCATCATGGAGTTCCAGAGCTTTGCCGGGCTCAACGTTACCGGCGAGCTGGACGGTGAAACTATGCAGCTCATGTCACTGCCACGGTGCGGCGTTAAGGATAAGGTCGGGTTCGGGTCCGACACACGTTCGAAGCGGTATGCCCTCCAGGGAAGTCGTTGGAAGGTGAAGGACCTCACCTATCGGATATCCAAGTACCCGAAGCGTCTGGAACGGACGGCCGTAGATAAGGAAATAGCGAAGGCATTCAGCGTATGGAGCGAGTACACGGATTTACGCTTCACGCCAAAGAAAAGTGGTGCCGTGCACATCGACATTCGGTTCGAAGAGAACGAACACGGTGATGGTGATCCGTTCGATGGCCCAGGAGGTACTTTGGCTCACGCGTACTTCCCAGTGTACGGTGGTGATGCTCACTTTGATGATGCGGAACAGTGGACCATCGACAAGTCACGCGGCACCAACCTGTTCCAGGTCGCAGCTCATGAGTTTGGTCACTCGCTAGGTTTAAGTCATTCGGATGTAAGATCGGCCCTGATGGCACCGTTCTACCGTGGGTACGATCCCGTATTCCGGTTGGATTCCGACGATATTCAG GGCATTCAAACGCTTTACGGTCCGAAGACAAGGAATGGAGGTGGAAGCGGTAATGGTGGAGGAGTTGCACCAACTAGGACACCCAGACCAAAGACTCCAATAGAGCTGGATTCGGAACTGTGCACGTCTCCGAAGATTGATGCCATATTCAACACTGCCGATGGCAGTACCTACGCCTTCAAGGGTGATAAGTACTACAAGCTGACGGAGAATGCAGTCGCCGAGGGATATCCGAAAAAAATCGCCGAAGGCTGGCCAGGATTACCAG GCAACATCGATGCCGCATTTACGTATAAGAATGGCAAGACTTACTTCTTCCAGGGTACCAAATACTGGCGGTATCAGGGCCGCCAGGTTGACGGTGATTACCCGAAGGAGATCAGCGAGGGCTTCACCGGCGTCCCGGACCATCTCGATGCGGCAATGGTGTGGGGCGGCAACGGCAAGATCTACTTCTACAAGGGCAGCAAATTCTGGCGGTTCGATCCACTGAAGCGACCGCCGGTTAAATCCACCTACCCGAAGCCCATCTCGAACTGGGAAGGTGTGCCGAACAGTATCGATGCCGCACTGCAGTACACGAACGGGTACACCTACTTCTTCAAGGACGACAAGTACTATCGGTTTAACGATAGAACGTTCACG GTTGACCAGTCCGATCCACCGTTCCCGCGACCGACGGCACACTGGTGGTACGGCTGCAAGAACACACCATCGACCTTCAACACGCTAGGTAATGTACGATTGCAAAAATCCGACGAACATCCCGACGATATCACCAATTTGATTCTGGATGCCG